Proteins co-encoded in one Rattus rattus isolate New Zealand chromosome 5, Rrattus_CSIRO_v1, whole genome shotgun sequence genomic window:
- the LOC116900327 gene encoding olfactory receptor 10AG1-like, whose amino-acid sequence MQSKYSNLQRANKFKITETNLTIPVEFVLLGFSDIPKLHWLLFGIFLLIYMIILLGNGIIILITRVDPSLQTPMYFFISNFSFLEICYVSVTLPRMLMDLFTLKGNISFLACATQMCLFLILGATECFLLAVMAYDRYVAICNPLHYPVVMSTKVCTQLVIASWVTGIPIQVGQTYQILSLPFCDSNQINHFFCDIPPLLKLACGNIFVNEIVVFIFAILIVTVPFMLILASYSRIISTILKLPSNTGRTKAFSTCSSHLIVVFLFYGSASVTYLKPKSNKHEGTDKLLSLFYTILTPMFNPLIYSLRNKHVTEALRKLFTRFLAL is encoded by the coding sequence atgcaaTCCAAATACTCAAACCTACAAAGagcaaacaaatttaaaatcacaGAAACAAATCTTACTATACCTGTAGAATTTGTTCTCTTGGGATTTTCTGATATTCCCAAATTGCACTGGCTCCTCTTTGGAATCTTCCTATTAATCTACATGATTATCCTGCTGGGGAATGGCATCATCATTCTAATCACAAGGGTTGATCCCAGTCTGCAAACCCCCATGTATTTTTTCATCAGCaatttttctttcctagaaaTTTGTTATGTTTCTGTCACTCTTCCTAGAATGCTTATGGATCTCTTCACACTGaaaggaaatatttcttttctggcctGTGCTACACAAATGTGCCTATTCCTTATCCTCGGGGCCACTGAATGCTTCCTGCTGGCTGTGATGGcttatgatcgctatgtggccatctgtaacCCTCTGCACTATCCTGTAGTCATGAGTACCAAGGTATGTACCCAGCTAGTGATTGCTTCCTGGGTCACTGGTATTCCCATTCAAGTGGGTCAAACTTACCAGATTTTGTCTCTGCCCTTCTGTGATTCTAACCAAATTAATCACTTCTTCTGTGACATACCTCCACTACTCAAATTGGCATGTGGGAACATCTTTGTGAATGAGATTGTGGTCTTTATTTTTGCAATACTGATTGTCACTGTCCCATTCATGTTGATCCTTGCATCTTACAGCAGGATCATCTCAACCATCCTGAAGTTGCCATCAAACACAGGAAGGACAAAAGCCTTTTCTACCTGTTCTTCCCACCTTATAgttgtatttttattctatggATCAGCTAGTGTCACCTATTTAAAACCTAAGTCCAATAAGCATGAGGGAACAGACAAACTTCTCTCCCTGTTTTACACCATTTTGACTCCAATGTTCAATCCTTTGATATATAGCCTGAGGAACAAACATGTCACGGAGGCATTGAGAAAATTATTTACCAGATTTTTAGCATTGTGA